The Engraulis encrasicolus isolate BLACKSEA-1 chromosome 3, IST_EnEncr_1.0, whole genome shotgun sequence genome segment ttctaataatctcacatctaatgggggaaaaaatccttaattggttatttctcattaaattaagactttaaaaatgcaataaatatgaagagtgttacaatgttcataaaactccatcaagccatctctacattacttaatatatttatttcttaacgtcacaccaaaggacatattttcagcaaattgctttatcaacgtaaataaataatcaatgaatagaccaacattgtgaccacttggattttttgaaagattaattgttgcactacgtagacatatacttttttccctcataaacaatgatttgtgaaaaaaatgttttttgctgcctatccgtcatctacccgtaTGCCTGAAATTTAatattgtttgtgcgtgcgtgtgtctgtgcgtccttGTGTGGTCTTGCATTGTGTAAAACTGACTGGAGACGCATGTTGTGTTGACAGTGTCCAACAGGGggcatcagacacacacaaaaagaaaagagacaagaCCAAGAGGGGTACTGcagaacacaggtgtgtgtgtgtgcgtgtgtgtgtgtgtgtgtgtgtgtatgtgtgtgtgtgtgtgtgggtgtgtgtgtgtgcgcgtgcgcttgcgtgtgcgcgtgtgtgcgtgtctgcgtgcctgcgtgcctgtgtgtgtgtaagatgtgttGTTGGCTGCATTACTTTTAGTATTATATAGTGAGTTAAATGTAACGTGCatctatgcatttgtgtgtaactCGTAACTCAAGAGATTCAAGTTGTGTTTTcagtgtccagcagggggcatcAGACACGCAGAAACTGAATACAGACAAGACCAACAGGGACACTGcagaacacaggtgtgtgtgtgtgtgtgtgtgtgtgtgtgtgtgtttgtgtgcgtgtgtgtgtgtgtgtgtgtgtgtgtgtgtgtgtgtgtgtgtgtgtgtgtgtgtgtgtgtgtgtgtgtgtgtgtgtgtgtgtgtgtgtgtgtgtgtgtgtgtgtgtgtgtgtgtgtgtgtgcagactgtaAGATGTGTCGTAGGTATAATATggtgagttaaatgtaatgtgatcTTCTGTTGTTGATCTAGATTGACACCAGAGGAGGCCGAGCTCAGGTCCTTTCTGAAGGAGAAGTGTCAACATCTGGTTGAAGGAGTACCACATCAGGGAGACGCCAGACTCCTCCAGGACAtctacacagatctctacatcacagagggggggAGTCGGGGGGTCAATGAAGAgcatgaggtcagacagatagacagagcatCCTGTAGAGAAGGAACACGTGGCAGACTCATCAAATGCAGTGACATCTTTAAACCCTTATATAGAGAGAAAACTTCCATGTACTATAACACATACCGtaatgtgatgatgatgaagaagaggaggattctgatgatgatgaggaaggaaAGGgttctgatgatgatgaggaagaagaggattctgatgatgatgaggaaggaaAGGgttctgatgatgatgaggaagaagaggattctgatgatgatgaggaagaggaggattctGATGGttttgagggagaggaggattctGATGAGAACAGACTAATCAAATGCAGTGACATCTTTAAACCCTTAGGTGTACATCCACAAAGGGGTCTTTGGCAGCACAAACCCATCAGAGTAGTACTGACAAAGGGAGTGGCAGGCATTGGAAAAACCGTGTccgtgcagaagttcattctggactggacTGAAGGAGAAACCAATCAGGACATTCACTTCATTTTCCCTCTTCCTTTCCGAGAGCTGAACCTGATGAAGAATACAAAACTCAGTCTGTTGGAGCTAGTtcaacactttttcacacaaatgAAAGATCTGAAAGTGCTCTCCAGTTCTGAGACCAAAACTCTGTTCATCTtcgatggtctggatgagtgcaGACTTCCTCTCGATTTCCGCTCCAACCCGAGGTGTTGTGAAGTGACAGAGCCAGCCTCAGTAGATGTACTTCTGACCAACCTCATCAATGGGAATCTACTTCCCTCTGCTCTTgtctggatcaccacccgaccagcagcagctggTCAGATCCCTGCTGAGTGTGTGGACCAGGTGACAGAAATTAGGGGGTTCAATGACCCACAAAAAGATGAGTACTTCCAGAAGAGAATCAGTGATGAGAACCTGGCCTTGCAAGTCATCAACCACCTGAAGTCATCCAGAAGCctttacatcatgtgccacattccagtttTCGCCTGGATTTTGGCCACTGTTGCAGAGAAAAcatcagagagaggagaaatgccaAGGACTCTCACTCAGATGTACACTCACTTCCTGAACATTCAGACTTGCATCAAGAAAGAGAagtacacagagagaagagagacagatgaagagatggttttgaaactggggaaactggctttccaacagctggagaagggcaatctgatcttctatgaggaagACCTGCGTGAGagtggcattgatgtcacagaagcatctctgtactcaggagtgtgtacaCAGATCTTCAGAGTGGAGGCTGGGCTGTGCCATGGGAGagtgttcagctttgtgcatctgAGCATCCAGGAATTCCTTGCAGCACTATATGTGTTCCTCTGCTTCTGCAACGGTGCCAGAAATGAACCACACCAACATCAaccctctcatctctctgctctgttcagagctgcaacacttGAAGACCTACACAAGACTGCAGTGGATCTGGCCTTACAGAGTGAGAacggacacctggaccttttcctccgcttccttctgggcctctcactggagtccaatcagaagcTCCTAAGACACTTACTGCCACAGACCAATATCCAACCACAGAACTTAGGGcaaacagtacagtatgtcaagCATAAGATAAGGCATGAGTTGAAGTCTGATAGAAAGATCAACCTCTTCTACTGtctgaatgagctgaatcagcatgctgtagtggataacattgacaggaaggaaggaaagatgtctgtagagatgctcttaccaggTCAGTGGAAGACTagagagtttgagtttgagttatCAGAAGAGCAGCTGgatgggtttgacctgcagaagTACATAAAGACACCAGAAGAGGATCTGACTGACCTCCTCAGCCCAGATGACGTCCTCAAGAAGCTGGTGCCAGCAGTGTCATCAGCACTGTAAgtaaacctggtgtgtgtgtgtgtgtgtgtgtgtgtgtgtgtgtgtgtgtgtgtgtgtgtgtgtgtgtgtgtgtgtgtgtgtgtgtgtgtgtgtgtgtgtgtgtgtgtgtgtgtgtgtgtgtgtgtgtgtgtgtgtgtgtgtgtgtgtgtgtgtgtgt includes the following:
- the LOC134446438 gene encoding protein NLRC3-like codes for the protein MDSAEEEPFDERIPFWTFASAARRKGPSPARRRPAPPQSQLCNTADDDPDGWPDITVADVKPTILLFSPKRRPEVQLDLLQSYSPLNLCVLANGALVCLPGLTIQYSRQIEKRKLHRYSVQQGASDTQNLKTDKTKRDTAEHSVQQGASDTQKLNTDKTNRDTAEHRLTPEEAELRSFLKEKCQHLVEGVPHQGDARLLQDIYTDLYITEGGSRGVNEEHECDDDEEEEDSDDDEEGKGSDDDEEEEDSDDDEEGKGSDDDEEEEDSDDDEEEEDSDGFEGEEDSDENRLIKCSDIFKPLGVHPQRGLWQHKPIRVVLTKGVAGIGKTVSVQKFILDWTEGETNQDIHFIFPLPFRELNLMKNTKLSLLELVQHFFTQMKDLKVLSSSETKTLFIFDGLDECRLPLDFRSNPRCCEVTEPASVDVLLTNLINGNLLPSALVWITTRPAAAGQIPAECVDQVTEIRGFNDPQKDEYFQKRISDENLALQVINHLKSSRSLYIMCHIPVFAWILATVAEKTSERGEMPRTLTQMYTHFLNIQTCIKKEKYTERRETDEEMVLKLGKLAFQQLEKGNLIFYEEDLRESGIDVTEASLYSGVCTQIFRVEAGLCHGRVFSFVHLSIQEFLAALYVFLCFCNGARNEPHQHQPSHLSALFRAATLEDLHKTAVDLALQSENGHLDLFLRFLLGLSLESNQKLLRHLLPQTNIQPQNLGQTVQYVKHKIRHELKSDRKINLFYCLNELNQHAVVDNIDRKEGKMSVEMLLPGQWKTREFEFELSEEQLDGFDLQKYIKTPEEDLTDLLSPDDVLKKLVPAVSSAL